From Vitis vinifera cultivar Pinot Noir 40024 chromosome 14, ASM3070453v1, a single genomic window includes:
- the LOC104877371 gene encoding disease resistance protein At4g27190-like, translating into MEESVIDIVKTIAGKIAEYSVDPIRRQLSYLFCYRGYRGYMDDLSNKVQELGHAKDDLQITVDEAIRRGDEIRPIVQDWLTRADVITGEAEELMTDENKSCFKGWCPNLKSRYQLGREAEQKAQVIVEIQKARNFPDGVSHRVPAPNVTSKNYDPFESRASILNEIMDALRDDKISMIGVWGMGGVGKTTLVEQVAAQAKQQKLFDKVPTAYVSQTVDLKKIQQQIADVIGLEFVEESESGRAGRLSQRLTQEKKLLIILDDLWVGLNLKDVGIPSDHKGLKMVLTSRRLSVLFNEMDTEKNFAVEQLSEEEAWSLFKKEAGESIEKPDLQPTAEEVLKKCGGLPIAIVTVAKALKGKDSITWRDALRQLTRSIETTVEGIEAKIFLTLELSYNHLYGDEVKSLFLLCGLLDYGDTPIDNLLKYGVGLDLFQNINALEEASDRLHTLINNLKASSLLLKSNDDAYVRMHDVVRQVARAIASKDPHRFVVMEDDRFEEWSKTDESKRCTFLSLNCRAAHELPEGLLLRL; encoded by the exons ATGGAAGAGAGCGTCATTGACATCGTTAAGACCATTGCTGGCAAAATTGCAGAATACTCGGTTGATCCAATTCGACGCCAGCTAAGTTATCTGTTTTGCTACCGCGGCTACCGCGGCTACATGGATGATCTCAGCAACAAGGTTCAGGAGTTGGGGCATGCAAAGGATGACCTTCAGATAACTGTTGATGAGGCCATTAGAAGAGGGGATGAAATCAGACCTATTGTTCAAGACTGGCTGACTCGGGCAGATGTGATTACAGGGGAGGCAGAGGAATTGATGACAGATGAAAACAAGAGCTGTTTCAAAGGGTGGTGTCCTAATCTCAAGTCACGTTACCAGCTAGGCAGAGAAGCAGAACAGAAGGCACAGGTTATTGTTGAAATCCAAAAAGCCCGCAATTTCCCTGATGGCGTATCACATCGTGTCCCTGCCCCGAACGTGACTTCTAAAAATTATGACCCTTTTGAATCAAGGGCATcaattttgaatgaaataatGGATGCATTGAGAGATGATAAGATCAGTATGATTGGTGTATGGGGGATGGGCGGCGTGGGCAAAACCACGCTGGTAGAACAAGTAGCTGCGCAAGCTAAGCAACAGAAGTTATTTGACAAAGTGCCGACAGCATATGTATCCCAGACGGTGGACTTGAAGAAAATCCAACAACAGATTGCAGATGTGATAGGTTTGGAATTTGTGGAGGAGAGCGAATCGGGACGAGCAGGGCGGCTTAGTCAGAGGTTGACACAAGAGAAGAAGCTTCTCATAATTTTAGATGATCTTTGGGTGGGCCTTAATTTGAAGGACGTCGGGATCCCTTCGGATCATAAAGGGTTGAAAATGGTGCTGACTTCTAGAAGACTTAGCGTTTTATTTAATGAGATGGACACCGAAAAGAATTTTGCAGTTGAACAATTGTCGGAAGAAGAAGCATGGAGTTTGTTTAAAAAAGAGGCAGGCGAGTCAATTGAGAAACCAGATTTGCAACCTACAGCAGAGGAGGTGCTTAAAAAATGCGGGGGTTTGCCTATTGCAATTGTTACAGTTGCAAAGGCATTAAAAGGTAAGGATTCCATTACATGGAGGGATGCCTTACGGCAACTTACACGATCTATTGAGACCACTGTTGAAGGAATTGAAGCAAAAATCTTCCTCACTCTAGAGTTAAGCTACAATCATTTATATGGTGATGAGGTTAAGTCATTGTTCTTGCTTTGCGGTTTGTTGGATTATGGGGATACTCCAATTGATAACTTGTTGAAATATGGTGTGGGCCTCGATTTGTTTCAAAACATCAATGCATTGGAAGAAGCCAGCGATAGACTGCATACGTTGATCAACAACCTCAAAGCCTCAAGTTTATTGCTAAAAAGCAATGATGATGCTTATGTCAGAATGCATGACGTGGTTCGTCAAGTCGCCAGAGCAATTGCATCCAAGGATCCTCATCGATTTGTAGTAATGGAAGATGATCGATTTGAAGAATGGTCAAAGACCGATGAATCCAAAAGGTGCACCTTCCTCTCTTTGAATTGCAGAGCTGCCCATGAGCTTCCTGAAGGCTTG CTACTTCGGCTCTGA